aataaaatgaaatcaatTGGAGTTAATCCTAGTTCAAGGCAACAGGCTGCCCATAGATATCGCGTGGCCCATGTGTATAGTATAATTTAGATATTGATCGGTttacaataacaaataaattgcGTTCAGTTAAATTtcgattaattttatattattaatcaatttttctttcagatttctATTCTGAATCACGAATTGtctcaagaaataacaaaaaatatcttacaaaattaTTTTGACAATTAATTAGTAAATATCAATACATTTTCAAGAAAAAGTCTATTTATAAAATTAGGTATTTGATATTTATGAGACATATCGGGAAACCGGTagaagtaaaaaaacaacaaatacaacagaaGGTTAGaagtaaaaaatgtctgttttaagTTTTCACATTATTTACGATTATTAgcgatttttctctttcttacgaTCGCTTTTAAaccaatttaaaatattattaataaacacaccgcAAAATAACGTTAGTAGAGTTATCTTACTTGTGCCACCCTTTCCTGGATGCGTTTTGTTAATCGCTTCCAAGTCCCTCTGTTCCTCGGGTGCTCGATTTAAAATAAacgttttttaatattaaaatcaaaattattcataatgaattatttaaaataatattatatataatatattattttgcgGTTTTTATTGGTATTCCTGCACGTATGTTATTTTATTAGTCTTTTATCTGATTCTGTTATATGCTTATTCCAATTAGtgttaaaatgacaaaattgctTCAAGAACTCGTCTTTATATTTATAGCAATAGAATTACTCATTTTCAAAGGTAACTTTATGACACGaaattttgatgttattatttttattgatttttaattccCTAAGTATTTAGTCTGCCCGTTATTTACGAAAATACAAGTTCGAATTCTACGGGCATACAATCGGAActgattttaaataataaaaggtatTTCTATTATTGATTTCAGTTATTTCAGAGATTATTATGACATGTCCGACAATAACAAATATTTCGAGTCAATACAATCTGATTATGCGTCAACGAACAATAATACAATTAACCCGTTTGTTTGTATGACCCTCATTTTGTTAGACCGACATTGAATATTTCAAATTTGAATATCAAAGGAATAGATAACAATAACTCAGTTTCTATTAAATCGAATGGATTAGTACTTTCAACAATTATTAGAAGTACTAAAGAAATGAATTTTACTACAACACATCAAAAAATTGTTTCTGAAAATAATTATACTAATCAACGATCAGTGATTGTCAAAAATCGCAATAATTCTAGAAATTatacaaatcaatattttctgccgaaaggagaaaatttaaaaaataacactCCTGATCAGAATACTAAATCTTctactcattttttaaaaaatggtgaaaAATCTAGTGAAATTATatctacaaagaaagaaaataataatgttacTAAAAACTACACAACTCAATCGTCACCTATGCCAATTTCTCAGACACgtgcaaataaaacccaaattattaCTAAATTTAATATCAATGATTCGAAAAAAATTTCGAATAGTGGAAACAACACAAATAATTTTTTGAATCCGGAATTTTCAAATGGCCTTAGTAATTTGACAACTCAAAGTTTGAATGcttctaaaaagaaaaatgaacatgAAAAATCATCCAAATTATCTTCAAATACAACAGTTTtttacacatataataatatttagatTACTTCTAGTAAACCAAGTATTcctcaaaaagaaaaatcaaccaGCAGATCCACTTATATTTCAAAAAACAGCAGAAAGACTATAAATAATACAAGTACACATGCAATCTTCTCAGAGGATTCAAAAAAACTGACGAGCAGTAACGCGGATTACTACAATATGTTATTTTATGATATAAAGGGTACAAAGAACATTATAATCGGAATCACTATATCACTAGTCTTGTTAACAGGTAGTTATTATATCGTGATTTTGTATTTAATAGTCTCAATTTTGAGTTGTTTGAAATTTCGTAAGCATGTTTCGACTTTATTTATACGTAAAGGACATTATAATCCTCGGAGAGCAGAAAATGATGCTTCCGCATTCAATGATATTGGATTGCATCCAATGTTTGGACGTCGAGAACGGTTAGTTTAAAAACATAAATTtgctgtaaaatatttttttaatacctttCTATTATTGCTTTTGATTTTTAATAATCGTTAATTCGAATAATACAGTCTAGGTAATAAATCAATAGtgaattaagttttaaaaatttaataaacggATTTGATGTTTGTttcaaaaaataatcaaaaatacaaaaaatcatTATAGAAACCTTATTGTAAAGCGGGCTTTTGCATACAGGCCAATatgttaaaaactttttttaacgTTCTATTATGTCGCGAGCCGAGCGCGCGACCGAGCACTAGACGCGACCAATCAAATTTACTCAATGTCAATCAATGtcaaaataacttattttattgattagatCAAGGACAATTATTATTTCTGACTGTTATAACTTCTTAAGTCGTTTGGCATGAACTTTCATTACTGATCCATCACTATTTTCCACATTGACAAAATTGTTAGACAATTTCGCAACAATAGTGAATGGATCCCCGTATGGATGTTCAAACCTGGTTAATCTCAAGGAAGGATTTGTCCCATAATCTTTTTGAATGCGAACCTTTtaagtaattataaaataaatacaatgtctCCAATGTTTAATTCATATTTAGACACATGCACTCCCATCTTCCTGTTCATTCTCTTATAATATGGAGAATCCAAGTTAACTTTTGGGAAGTTGAATTCGAATTCATCTTTAgttgaatttaaaacatttactgtTAATTTCGGGAGTGTATTGAAGTTCAGCTGCCTCAACATCAGTATTTCCTAAAACAGTATTGAATCCAGGAATTCCACGATATCTCTCAAAGGGGCTAACGCCTGCAAAAAATTTAAGACAAATAATTCACCTGTAGATGAATGAGGTGTTTGATTGTACAAAAACACAGTCTTTCTTATGTGTTTTACCCACTCTTTGGTGTCATCCAAACTCATAATTTTTGAAAGGCTCCTTGTGACCGTCTGATTAAATCGTTCAACAATTCCCTGACTCTGGGGATTGTTTGGTCTTCCATGTATTTGTCGAACACAAAACTCTTCACATACTTTTGTCACATGAGAATTTTTGAATTCTGTTCCGTTGTCTGATTGGAGAAACTTGCAGGGACCAAAATCCATAaaaatatcattcagattattcgcCACCTCTACTccacttttatttttaagattcCTTGTAAACGCATATTTCGAATATACGTCTATTACAGACATTAACCAAGAAAaatcattgttttcatttttaaatctaCAAAATAAGTTAATTTTATACCGTTTAAGATCAATTAAATCTACTTGAAATCTTTCATTAGGTAAATCAGCAACAATATGAGTTGAATCATCATATTGTTTTAGTGGAACTGAAAATTTGCAAATATTGCATTCTTTAACAACTTGGCGAATGATCTCTCTTCTCAATATAAAAAATCTTTGCCTACATAAGGCTTCCAAAGCATTATGTCCGCAATGATTAGCTTCATGAATCTCACGTGCAATTAATTTCATCTCTTCTAAGCTCGTGGAAGCAATTACGAGCTTGTGTAGGCCGTTTACATCTTTAAGATATAGTTTCCCCTCTTTAATTAGgaaattttctgctttctttttgaGTCGATACTTCTTATGTTTGGAAAGATCGACCTCCTCATTATTGAGTATAGATCTTAGGAAATTATATTCATCTTGATCTTTTACAAACAAACGCTGGCCCGACATAACAAAGTGTAGACAAAATTATGCTAGCGTGGATAATATTTTATCTGGGTGAGTATGGTACGCCGGCAATTAGACTGACAGGTGGATGACAGGTATGACAGGTGTCAAagtcgcgtctagcgctcggtcgcgcgctcGGCTCGCGACATATTATTTGCTAATGTTCGGCCTGTCTCTCTTAATATCAGCAGATGATTACTGAATTACAGTATCCCTTAGaagataattgaataaaatagtaaACCCAAATGGAAGAATGGTGGATCcagtaatgaagaattttgtaattaatttgtTGACTCATgtgatgaaaatttgaaaatctcAATACTGGATATACTTAACCAAACCATTTATTAACTAACTAGTTTAACAGCTCGTTTCGCGACCTAGCTCCTGTGGAGAGCCTTTTTTattaaacaactataagtttatgtaaatatattaaacgACCTAGTTTTATGTAACCCTAATTTTATGTACGCCTGTTGATAAGCAATGTTTGATGTCCGTCCTTCcttgacatatataaataaattttctcttctgcctacccttgAACAGTCTATCCCATGTCATCACACACGGAATCACATTGACTTTACACTCATAATTCTTCCTCTTCCCGACTTCCATTCTTTGCTAACGATCTAGGCACGTGATGCCCACCTCCATGATAACGATTCCTTTGGTAATCTTATCGTGGACCACAATCCCGGGTTGTTGTGCTGGATAACAATCGGGATtagttatttttatctttcagttACGTTGATGAGCTGATCTTTAATCAGGGATTTCATTTGAAGTTTGATCAATTCCTTTACATTAACCTGAGTAGTAACTTAGCCGAAATCTAGTATTTTATGGTCCATAGGTGTGTACCACGAAGTTTTTCAACAACAAGAATGGAAATTCTTCTTTTGGATACATTTGATTCACTCCACAGGGTCAGGGTCTTGTGCATTCTAGTAAGAATTCGCTTATTTAAGTGGATGATGTTACTCACTCTACGTCATAGCTGGTCGCTAGACAAGTAAAATCTCTCCTTGTTGGTTTCTAACACGTGGAAATAATTCTCTCTGACAACAAGATCTATTCCATCGTACTCACTCGGCTCGAATTTGATCAAGCCAACGTAGTAATTTAGTAGTAAGATTGCGTATTTGTTCAGGGCACgaaataaatttctaaaatgtAAACTTTAATTTCTTATTAAACATTAAATCATTTACTCAATATTAATTCTGGAGCGGATCATGTATAAGCTAAAAGATGTAAACCAGTCTGTTTAGATTAACTAAAATCTGAAATTATTTGACAGGAAAACAGctatgataatttatttttattaaaataattcaaacgGTAACACTATCTTAGATGGAGAtcatattctttgttttttattattttttaaacatctCATCACAATTTAAAACAATAGAATATTGTTTCAATGCGTTTTTTAGAGCATTACAAACAAATTATGTCAATCGAGCTTCGTCTAAATACAACATGCCTGAGATATTGATGTATTATTTATACCAACTGATTCAAAACATCTTTTTGAAAAAGCAAAGGAattaaatttgtgtttattttgaaaataatagcaatgggcctgtttatgtatgtgaaagattttggaataaaaagaatagaaataattatagaatctagttcttttatgataaatagttattattttaatttatcacGAAGATATATGGGCTGAAAAATTTATAGTAGTTTTGTTCGAAATCAAAAATCGCGGAATAAACTATGGATTTAAGCAATGCTGTTAGTAGTGTTTTTTTGTGAAAGTTTCTTGATTCATTTAggtaaaaatttgttttataaatttagaGTTTTCAATGAACAAGATTTATTTTGAGAATTTTCGGATAATGTGTACCTCGggctttttgttttaagatttttcAATACTATTTTTTTAGTTCAACATTTCATCTTAATTAAATgattattcaattattattaacaatcattattttatttttgtaataatatgtttaaaattatattagtATCCAAGAAACCATATGAAGGTTTAACTtatgtaaaaatgttttaaatagttCCTTTTTGATTTAAAACAAGATTCTAAAAAATCAAGTGTTAAATTTTGTTGGCAAAGGTTTAAAGAATTATATCTTTCAGTCATCtggtaaatttaatttaattttaaaattagtgaTCATCATACAATCAAAATAATAAATCGTTTCGGCGAAACTTTCAAAGAATTCAATTTTCCTgagtatttctaatttttttagattagtaaaatacaaaatattgcaTGGAGCCCAAATGGGTCTTATTTGGCAGCAATCTTTTCTATAAAAAGTCTATTGTTTATTTGGTGCGAGTcaacaaataaaatttacaacATTGAATCGAGTTTTATGTAGAatatattctgtattatttttcaAGTGACGGTCTCTCATGCATTTCTTGGAATAAAGATTCTTCTTTGTTAGCTTGTGGATCAATGAAGGGAaatttaatgatatataatttaGTGACGAAAAAGTTGTCatgttttttaaattaaatatttcgataaaattaatattttaggaAAATTCCATTGCTCGGGAAACATATGAAATCGATTATCTGTGCAGTGTGGAATTCCAACAATATTTTAGCTTTAGCTTCTGAAGATAAACGAATTTCAATTTCCAGTGCTGACGGAAACACTATAAGAGAAATTGCAATTGAATTTATTCCAACGAatatgaaattttcaaaaatgaagtcTGCAAATAAATTTGATCCAACGGAAAATTTTGTAAgaattaaatgttatatttttatgtagttatCCTTAATATCCAGGAAAAACATAATATACATGTTTGATGTAAATTCAGACGATCTTCCCCTGGAAATTGTTTTCCAGGAAAAATATGGGAAAATTGTAGATTATGAATGGTGATTTGTTATTGGGATAATTTTTATAGGTTTGGAGATTGTTATATTGTAGTAGCTTTTCATAATGGAGTTATTGTAGTAATTtcaacatatataaaagaaatatataaagttaattcattttaaattaaaCATAGGAAATCGcaaaaacatttgtttttaattcaaaAAAATTGACAAATTTTGCAGTTTGTCATCCAACAAATAGAATCGCAATAACTTCAaaccaaaagtaataataattttctagcaTAAATTGAGATTCATTTAAGAATTAATTATTGtcatttaaattagtttagaaatACTTTCATtggatgatataaaaataattaagcaaaACATACGAATTCAAAAAGTGACAAATATTGAAACACTT
The sequence above is a segment of the Octopus sinensis unplaced genomic scaffold, ASM634580v1 Contig15464, whole genome shotgun sequence genome. Coding sequences within it:
- the LOC115230386 gene encoding GATA zinc finger domain-containing protein 24-like produces the protein MNFTTTHQKIVSENNYTNQRSVIVKNRNNSRNYTNQYFLPKGENLKNNTPDQNTKSSTHFLKNGEKSSEIISTKKENNNVTKNYTTQSSPMPISQTRANKTQIITKFNINDSKKISNSGNNTNNFLNPEFSNGLSNLTTQSLNASKKKNEHEKSSKLSSNTTVFYTYNNI